The Halocalculus aciditolerans nucleotide sequence GCTCGTCCTCGCCGTGGTAACGGGCGGCGCGTCCGCGCTCCTCGCCGCGCCCGTCGACGGCATCGACCTCACGGACCTCCGGGCGACAACAGATGCTCTCCTCCGGTCCGGCGCGACGATTCACGAGCTCAACAGCGTCCGGAAACACCTCTCCGCCGTGAAGGGCGGCCGGCTCGCCCGCGAACTCGCGCCGGCGCGCGTGGCGACCCTCGTCTTCAGCGACGTCGTCGGCGACGACCTCGACGTCGTCGGGAGCGGCCCGACCGTCCCCGACTCATCGACCTACGCGGACGCGCTCGCCGTCCTCGACGACTACGGCGTCGACGCGCCCGAAGCGGTGGTCGAACGCCTCGAAGCGGGCGCGCGCGGCGAGCGCGACGAGACGCCGGGTGCGGAGAGTTCCGCCTTCGACCGCGTCTCGGCGCACGTCCTCGCGAACGCGGACACGGCGGTCTCAGCCGCCGCGGCGGCCGCCGCCGACGCCGGCTACACGCCGCTCGTCCTCTCCACGCGCGTCCGCGGGGAAGCGCGGGAGGCCGCGCTCTCACACGTCGCCGTCGCCGAGGAGGCCGCGGCGACCGGCCGCCCCGTCGAACCGCCCGCCGCCGTCGTCGCCGGCGGCGAGGTCACGGTGACTGTCGGCGATTCACCGGGCGTCGGCGGCCCGAACCTCGAGTTCGCGCTCGCCGCCGCTCGCGAGCTCGCGGGAGACGACGCGCTCGGCGTGCTCGCGACGGTCGATACGGACGGCATCGACGGCGCGGCCGACGCCGCCGGCGCGCTCGTCACCGCAGAGACGGTCGAGGACGGCCGGGCGGCCCGGCGCGCGCTACGAGAGCACGACGTGTCTCCCGTTCTCGACGACGCCGGCGCGCTCCTCCGCTGTGGGCAGACGGGGACGAACGTGAACGACCTCCGCGTCCACCTCGTCGGCGCGGGCGAGGAGTGACGGATTAGTCGAGGCAGGCGGCGACGACGCGGAGCATCGCTTCTCCCCGGACTTCGTCGGCGAAGAGGGGGACGCGTTTGACGTCGACGCCGCGGAAGAGCTCCTGGGCTTCGGCGAGCGCGTCCTTCTGGACGTCCCAGCGGCGCTGGCAGAACTCGCAGGAGTCGAGGTTCGGGGTGACGAAGGCGTCGGCGGGGGCGTCGGCGACGTCGGTCAGCGGCTCCATGATGCGGTTCACGACGAGCGTGGAGACGGGGATGCCCTTCGCGTCGAGCTGGCCGCGGAGGCGCGTGGATTCGTGGACGCTCATCGTCTCCGGCACCATGACGATGCGGAAGTCGGTTCGGTCGGGGTCGCGGAGGACGCTGCGGAGCCGCCGCACCTGCGCTTTGAGTTCGTCGAGGTCGCCCGTCCCCTGCTCGCCGTCCTCGCCGCCGAACATCCCCTTCATGGAGTCCATCATGCCGCCGATGCGCTCGCGGAACTGCATCATTCGGCCCATCATGGAGTCGAGGAGCTCCGGGAGGTCGAGGAGGCGGAGGGTGTGGCCGGTCGGGGCGGTGTCGACGACGACGCGGTCGAAGCGCTCGTCGTCCATGTACTGGAGGAGGAGCTGCATCGCCGCGGCCTCGTCCGCGCCCGGCATCATCCCCTGCGGGCCGGCCTCGTCGCCGCCCATCCCGAGGAGTTCGCCCATCTCGCCCACGCCGCCCATGGTGCCCGCGCCGTCGCCGCCGAAGAGGTCGGCCTGCTCGACGGCGTCCTCCGGGTCGATTTCGACGCCCCAGAGCGGGACGTCCTCCCGGATGCGCGCGGGCCGCGACGGCACGTCCGTCTCGAAGGTGTCGGAGAGGGAGTGTGCGGGGTCCGTGGAGACGACGAGCGTCTCGGTGCCGTCGTTCGCGGACGCGAGCGCGGTCGCGGCCGCCATTGTCGTCTTCCCGACGCCGCCCTTCCCGCCGTAGAGGACGTACTCCGCGGTTCCCGGGGTGACGCCGACGTCGTCGCCGACCGCGTCGACGGCTTCGACTTCGATTTCGTCCATGGGGGAGCCTGCGGGTTCGGACGGGGAGAAGGCGTCGGTTCCGCGAGAACGAGACGAGTGGGGAGGGCCAGATGGGCGAGGCGGACGGGACGGGATGGCTCCGTAGCTCTCCGGAGGTCTCCTAGGAGGGTTTTCCCGCGTGCGGTGGTGAGCGGAGGCTGTATGGCGTCGGTCACTGGAGCTGACGGAACCGATATCGAGGCGTCGTTCGAGGAGTTCCTGCGGGCCGTGAAACGCGCCGTCGGCACGCTGCCGGACGTCGTGTCGGCGTGCCGCGACGGGGACGGCGTCGCGGAGTGGGTGGCGGTGTTGGACCGCCTCGAATCGGCGGCGGACGACGAGGCGCGAGCGCTCCAGTCCGCCGTGAACGGCGACGTGGAGCCGTCGCTCACCGGTGTCTATCTCTACCGGCCGGACCTCCTGCGGCTGGTCACGCTCGTCGACGACATCGCGAACGCCGCGGAGCGGTTCGCGCGTGAACTCGCCGCGGTCGCGCCGTCGCTCCCCGCGGAGGTCTGGGACGCGTTCGACCGGATGGTGGACCTCGCGGCGGCGGCGGTGACGGCGACGACGCGCGCCGTCGGGCGGTTCGTCGGATCGCTCGACGCCGGCGCGCCCGCGTTCGAGGAGGACGTGGCGACGGTCCGCCGGCTGGAGAGCGACTGTGACGACGAGAAGTATTCGGTGCTCTCGGCGGCGTTCGAGACGCTCCCCACCGCTGACGCCCTCCTCGTCATGACGCTCGTCGGCCGGCTCGACGTCGTGCCGAACGCCGCGGAGGACGTCGCGGACGCGCTCGTCGTCGCCGCGAGCAAGCAGTGAGCGTCAGGCGAAGTAATCGGTGAGGCGGGCGGCGGCGTCGTCGACGCGCGGGGTGACGAGGGCGAAGCGAATCCACTCCGCTTTCGATTCGCCGAAGCCGGTGCCGGGCATGCCGGCGACCCCGGCGTCCTCGATGAGCGCGCGGACGTTCTCCAGCGTGCCGGGGAAGCCCGGGAACTTCGCGAGGACGTAGAACGCGCCGTCGGGCGTCGAGTATTCGGCACCCGCCTCGTCGAGAGCGGCCGTGAAGGCGTCGACGCGGTTTTCGAGGAGCGCGCGGCTCTCGGCGTAGTAGTCCGGGTCGGTCTCGCGGAGCGCGTGGAGGACGGCGTACTGGCCGGGGCGCGTCGTCGAGACGTTCGTCAGCATGTTGCGGGAGATGGCGGCGTCGACGTGCGCCTCGGGGAAGACGGCGTAGCCGACGCGGAAGCCCGTGATGGCGAACGTCTTCGAGAAGGAGTTGGTGACGACGACGTTCGGCGAGTCGAAGGTGAGCGCGGACGTGAACTCCCCAGTGAAGTCGAAGTGGTCGTAGACTTCGTCGACGACGAGGAGGGCGTCGACGGCCTCGGCGATGGCGACGAGTTCCCGCAGCGTCTCCTCGCTGTAGACCTTCCCGGTGGGGTTGTTCGGGGTGTTGACGATGATGCAGGCGGTGTTCTCGCCCGCGGCGTCCCGGACGTCGGCGGGGTCGAGCGACCCGTCGCGTTCGGTCGGGACGAAGACCTGTTCGCCGCCGAGCATCGTCGTCTTCCCGGGGTAGTAGGGGTAGACGGGGTCGGTCATGATGACCTCGTCGCCCGCGTCGCGTTCGAGGGCGCGCGCCATGCCGAGGGTGTTCGCCATGCCGCCGCCGTTGGTGACGACGACGCGGTCGGCGTCGACGCCGCGGCGCGCGGCGATCTCCTCGCGGAGGTCGTCG carries:
- a CDS encoding glycerate kinase type-2 family protein; the encoded protein is MGAPEFEQADRWERGSRERVALDCLEAGIDAAHPDTVVADAVDLEGDVLRVADARFDLDAYDDIVVLGGGKAAGTVARALERVLGDRLSGAVVTDDPVDTAFVDVLPGDHPIPSADGVASTRRVLDRAADAGERTLVLAVVTGGASALLAAPVDGIDLTDLRATTDALLRSGATIHELNSVRKHLSAVKGGRLARELAPARVATLVFSDVVGDDLDVVGSGPTVPDSSTYADALAVLDDYGVDAPEAVVERLEAGARGERDETPGAESSAFDRVSAHVLANADTAVSAAAAAAADAGYTPLVLSTRVRGEAREAALSHVAVAEEAAATGRPVEPPAAVVAGGEVTVTVGDSPGVGGPNLEFALAAARELAGDDALGVLATVDTDGIDGAADAAGALVTAETVEDGRAARRALREHDVSPVLDDAGALLRCGQTGTNVNDLRVHLVGAGEE
- a CDS encoding ArsA family ATPase, which gives rise to MDEIEVEAVDAVGDDVGVTPGTAEYVLYGGKGGVGKTTMAAATALASANDGTETLVVSTDPAHSLSDTFETDVPSRPARIREDVPLWGVEIDPEDAVEQADLFGGDGAGTMGGVGEMGELLGMGGDEAGPQGMMPGADEAAAMQLLLQYMDDERFDRVVVDTAPTGHTLRLLDLPELLDSMMGRMMQFRERIGGMMDSMKGMFGGEDGEQGTGDLDELKAQVRRLRSVLRDPDRTDFRIVMVPETMSVHESTRLRGQLDAKGIPVSTLVVNRIMEPLTDVADAPADAFVTPNLDSCEFCQRRWDVQKDALAEAQELFRGVDVKRVPLFADEVRGEAMLRVVAACLD
- a CDS encoding DUF47 family protein, which translates into the protein MASVTGADGTDIEASFEEFLRAVKRAVGTLPDVVSACRDGDGVAEWVAVLDRLESAADDEARALQSAVNGDVEPSLTGVYLYRPDLLRLVTLVDDIANAAERFARELAAVAPSLPAEVWDAFDRMVDLAAAAVTATTRAVGRFVGSLDAGAPAFEEDVATVRRLESDCDDEKYSVLSAAFETLPTADALLVMTLVGRLDVVPNAAEDVADALVVAASKQ
- a CDS encoding pyridoxal phosphate-dependent aminotransferase; this encodes MEYQEPLFFRVMQWAERADRDVVDMVSGNPDWGSPPAISEGLHEYADLGGDAFQYAPSPGLDDLREEIAARRGVDADRVVVTNGGGMANTLGMARALERDAGDEVIMTDPVYPYYPGKTTMLGGEQVFVPTERDGSLDPADVRDAAGENTACIIVNTPNNPTGKVYSEETLRELVAIAEAVDALLVVDEVYDHFDFTGEFTSALTFDSPNVVVTNSFSKTFAITGFRVGYAVFPEAHVDAAISRNMLTNVSTTRPGQYAVLHALRETDPDYYAESRALLENRVDAFTAALDEAGAEYSTPDGAFYVLAKFPGFPGTLENVRALIEDAGVAGMPGTGFGESKAEWIRFALVTPRVDDAAARLTDYFA